ACCGTTGATGATACCCGCCACCCAGTCGATGCGGTTGGCGCCCAGGCCCTCGCGCAGCGACTTGATCACCGGGATACCACCCGCCACCGCCGCCTCGAACGCCACGATCACGCCCTTCTCATGCGCGGCGCGGAAGATTTCGTTGCCGTGCACGGCGATCAGCGCCTTGTTGGCGGTGACCACGTGCTTGCCGTTTTCGATGGCGGTGAGCACCAGCTCGCGGGCGACGTCGTAGCCGCCGACCAGCTCGACGAGTACGTCGACGTTGGGGTTGGTCGCCACTTCGAACACGTCGGTAGTGGCGTTGATGCCGGTAATGTCGCAGTCGGGATGAATGCTGCGATGGGCGACCTGCTCGATCACGATCGGACGGCCGGCGCGGCGAGCAATGTCATCCGCGTTGCGCATCAAAACGTTGAACGTGCCGCCACCGACGGTTCCCAAACCACAAAGGCCTACTCTTACCGGTTTCAAAATACTTCCCCTCTAGCTTCGCACCCTAGGGTGCGGCGTCTTGATAGTTGAGTTTGGCGTGCGCCACCCGTGGCGGCATTTTAATCGTTTACGTCAGTCATCCAAGCCTAACATGCCGACCAGCCGATCCGGCGGAACAAATCCCGGCACCAGCTGCCCATCGGGCAAAATAATCGCCGGCGTGCCCGTGACGCCGAGCTGCATGCCGAGCTGGTACTGATCCGCCACCGGATTGTCGCAGATCTCGCCGCTCACGCTCTCACGGCTCTGGGCGCGCGTCATCGCTTCGCTGCGATTATCCGAGCACCAGGCGCGCTCCAGTGTTCTGGCAGCGTCGCTGTCCATGCCTGCCCGCGGAAAGGCCAGGTAGTGCACCGCAATGCCGCGCTCGTTGAGCTCCGGCACGCTTTCGTGCAGCCGCTCGCAGTAGGGGCAGGTCGGGTCGGTGAAGACCACCACGGTCGCCCGGGGCTCGTCCACGCCGCGATAGACGAAGCGCTCGGACGCCGGCACCGCGTCGAGCGCGGCCATGCGCTGCTGGTTTTTCGCCTGCTCGGTCAGGTTCACCAGGCCCTGCTCGGCGTTCTGATAAAGATCGCCGACCAGAAAGTAGCTGCCGTCTTCGTTGGCGTAGAAGGACTCGCCGTTTTCCAGACGCACCTGGTAGATGCCCGTCATGGGCGTTTCGAGCACTTCCTCGACGAGCATGGGCTGGCCGTTGACTTCGAGCGACTCGGCCAGGCGCTCGGCGTCGGCCTGGGCGGCGGCGGGCAGAAGCGCCGCGCCCACCAGCAAAAACGGCGCAAACCGTGAGCCCGACCCGGCGCGTGATGATAACGTCGTGCGTTGACGCATGATATTCAACCTCGTGGATGGTGATCGGCGTGCAGCTGCTCCAGACGCGCCTGGGCAACGTGCGTGTAAATTTGCGTCGTGGACAGGTCGCTGTGTCCAAGAAGCAGCTGTACGACCCGCAAATTGGCCCCATGATTCAATAAATGCGTCGCAAACGCGTGGCGCAGCGTATGCGGCGATAAAGAGCGGGTGATATTGGCCGTGACGGCGTGAATTTTAATCCGATGCCAGAAGGTTTGTCGCGTCATGGCGTTGCCGCCGCGGCCGGGAAACAGTGCCGGGCGAGTCACGTCCGCCATCAGCGCGGGCCGGCCGCGCGCCAGATACTCCTCGAGCCACCCTACCGCCTCGTCGCCCATCGGCACCAGCCGATCCTTGTCGCCCTTGCCGCGTACCCGCACCACGCCCTGGCGCAGGTTCACCGTGTCACTGGAAAGCCCCACGAGCTCCGAGACACGCAGCCCACAAGCGTACAAGAGCTCGAGCATGGCGCGGTCGCGAAGCCCGAGCGCGGTGGTGGTGTCCGGGGCGAGCAGCAGCCGGTCGACCTCTTCCTCTTCGAGCGTATTGGGCAGGCTCGGGCGCACCCGGGGCAGCGCCACCTCGGCCAGCGGGTCGTGGTCGATGTGACCACCGAGCTGCGCCCAGCGGTAGAAGCTTCGAAGCGACGACAAAAGCCGGGCGTTGCTTCGAAGCTGATAGCCGGCCTGCTGGCGCTCGTCGAGCCAGGCGGAAAAGCGCGCGGGGTCTGGCGCCAGCAGGGTCTCGTCGAAGCGTTCGAGATACGTCTGCCAGGCGATCAAATCGCGCCGGTAGGCCGACAGCGTATGCTCGCTTGCGCCCTGCTCGAGCCACAGGGCGTCCAAAAACACATCGATGTCGTTCAAGGCCAGACTCCCGGCGCGCAGCCAATAAAAAACCCCGCCCCGCAAAGCGGAGACGGGGTTGTGTACCCGGGCGCGAACGCGCCCGCAAAAAAGCCGCGATTACGCCAGCTTTTCCTTG
The window above is part of the Halomonas sp. GD1P12 genome. Proteins encoded here:
- a CDS encoding DsbC family protein — its product is MRQRTTLSSRAGSGSRFAPFLLVGAALLPAAAQADAERLAESLEVNGQPMLVEEVLETPMTGIYQVRLENGESFYANEDGSYFLVGDLYQNAEQGLVNLTEQAKNQQRMAALDAVPASERFVYRGVDEPRATVVVFTDPTCPYCERLHESVPELNERGIAVHYLAFPRAGMDSDAARTLERAWCSDNRSEAMTRAQSRESVSGEICDNPVADQYQLGMQLGVTGTPAIILPDGQLVPGFVPPDRLVGMLGLDD
- the xerD gene encoding site-specific tyrosine recombinase XerD, which gives rise to MNDIDVFLDALWLEQGASEHTLSAYRRDLIAWQTYLERFDETLLAPDPARFSAWLDERQQAGYQLRSNARLLSSLRSFYRWAQLGGHIDHDPLAEVALPRVRPSLPNTLEEEEVDRLLLAPDTTTALGLRDRAMLELLYACGLRVSELVGLSSDTVNLRQGVVRVRGKGDKDRLVPMGDEAVGWLEEYLARGRPALMADVTRPALFPGRGGNAMTRQTFWHRIKIHAVTANITRSLSPHTLRHAFATHLLNHGANLRVVQLLLGHSDLSTTQIYTHVAQARLEQLHADHHPRG